From Streptomyces sp. TLI_105, the proteins below share one genomic window:
- the ccsB gene encoding c-type cytochrome biogenesis protein CcsB, with translation MILAATTNESLAQMSDLLVYSSMAVYTLAFFAHIAEWVFGSRSKVGRTAAALTQRASAAPAAAVTVQVKQAGGTAVLDKPKVVTRSAAGTRDVPDGPGAAGGTVKGDLYGRIAVSLTVLAFAVEAAGVVTRALSVQRAPWGNMYEFSTTFSTVAVGAYLGFLLAKKDIRWIGLPLVTTVLLDLGMATTWLKTPSDQLVPALDSYWLWIHVSTAIFCGAVFYIGAVGTLLYLFRDSYENKLATGGNPGSFARSVLERLPSAASLDKFSYRVNAAVFPLWTFTIIAGAIWAGDAWGRYWGWDAKEVWSFITWVGYAAYLHARATAGWKGRKAAYIALIAFGCFLFNYYGVNIFVNSKHSYAGV, from the coding sequence GTGATCCTCGCCGCCACGACCAACGAGAGCCTGGCGCAGATGAGCGACCTGCTCGTCTACTCCTCGATGGCCGTCTACACCCTGGCCTTCTTCGCCCACATCGCCGAGTGGGTGTTCGGCAGCCGCAGCAAGGTCGGCCGCACCGCCGCCGCCCTCACGCAGCGGGCCTCGGCCGCCCCGGCCGCCGCCGTGACCGTCCAGGTCAAGCAGGCCGGGGGCACCGCCGTCCTCGACAAGCCGAAGGTCGTCACGCGCTCCGCGGCCGGCACCCGTGACGTGCCGGACGGTCCCGGCGCGGCCGGCGGCACGGTCAAGGGCGACCTGTACGGCCGCATCGCCGTCTCGCTCACCGTCCTCGCCTTCGCGGTCGAGGCCGCGGGCGTGGTCACCCGGGCGCTGTCCGTGCAGCGGGCCCCCTGGGGCAACATGTACGAGTTCTCCACCACCTTCTCCACGGTGGCGGTCGGCGCGTACCTCGGCTTCCTCCTCGCCAAGAAGGACATCCGCTGGATCGGCCTGCCGCTGGTCACCACGGTCCTGCTCGACCTGGGCATGGCCACCACCTGGCTGAAGACCCCCAGTGACCAGCTGGTCCCGGCGCTCGACTCGTACTGGCTGTGGATCCACGTCTCCACCGCGATCTTCTGCGGCGCCGTCTTCTACATCGGTGCGGTCGGGACCCTGCTGTACCTCTTCCGCGACTCGTACGAGAACAAGCTCGCGACCGGCGGGAACCCGGGCTCCTTCGCCCGCTCGGTCCTGGAGCGGCTGCCCTCGGCGGCCTCGCTCGACAAGTTCTCGTACCGGGTCAACGCGGCCGTCTTCCCGCTCTGGACCTTCACGATCATCGCCGGCGCGATCTGGGCCGGTGACGCGTGGGGCCGCTACTGGGGCTGGGACGCCAAGGAGGTCTGGTCCTTCATCACCTGGGTGGGTTACGCGGCGTACCTGCACGCGCGCGCGACGGCCGGCTGGAAGGGGCGGAAGGCCGCGTACATCGCGCTCATCGCCTTCGGTTGCTTCCTCTTCAACTACTACGGCGTCAACATCTTCGTGAACAGCAAGCACTCCTACGCCGGCGTCT